The genomic window GAGAGGGTAAATGTATGGCTCATGCTGTGCGGCAGCGCTGTGGAGAAGAGGGACTGCTGTGAACATGGGCTTGCTCGGTGCGCGGACCAGTGATTATTACTCTGGGGGCAGCAAGGTGCCAAGCTGGTGTCAGGTCATAAGGTTTGTGTTTCTCTCCAGGCACGCCGCAGGCTCAAAGGCAGCCCTAATCCCGTGGTAAAAAGATTCCCCACACCAGTGGGTCTCTAAACTGGCACTAAGAGAAACAGTAACTGTTTTTCAGTTACACATGCAACTGTTTTTCTAGtaactacattttattttgtttttttaaagattttatttatttgacagagagagagacagcgagagagggaacacaagcagggggagtgggagagggagaagcaggcttcccactgagcagggatcctgatgcagggctccatcccaggaccctgggatcatgacctgagccaaaggaacaCGCTtacccaactaagccacccaggcacccaatacaaaaaattaatagaCTCTCTTACAATCTTTTTCCCACATCGAGTCTTCAAAATCAGATGTGCACCTTACGCCTGCAACTCATCTCAATTCGGACTAGTCGAATTTCAAGTGCCCACAACCACACAGGGCTCGTGGGACGGAGCAGGTCTCTACAAGGGAAGGTGCCCACCATGGCTGACTCGAGTGAAAGAAAAACACGGCAGGACGCGAGGAGCTCCGGGAGGGCTGCATACTCTAGTTTCGACTCTGGAGCACACAACAGACCAGAAAAGCATGGCTTTTCATGCATTTCAGAAAACAGCCCTTCCCTCTAGCCCCCATGCATACACATACGCACGAGGCCAGGATAAATTCTCAGATGTCAATGGCCATGGGCCACTCAGAGCCTCGTTGTATATACTGCAGCCTCCCGGCCaacccctctgcccctcaccttcaGGGACATAAGCTGGTGAGAGGACCCAAGGGCTCACATTTCCCCTCTGCTTCCAAGGTACACACCAGCTCCCAGGTGTGTCTGGGGCCTGGCTGCCTCCAGCCTGAATGCTATCCACCCCATTCGTAAGCTATTGTTCTGGGGAGACGAACTGGGCAATCTACCAACAGCCCCCCACAGCCGGCGCACCTCCCAGAAGGCCCTTCTctgcagagagagcccgatgtgcctAAGCTGCTTTGGTGCCTGCCTTCATGCATCCAGGGAGGCTGCTCCAGGAATAGATGCCTCGGCCTCTGGacctctccaccaccaccaccacccccactccctgcctgttACAACAGTAGTATCCTTAGCTACTATTTACTCAGCACCTACTATGCCCCAGGCACAGTGGGAAATGCTTTTCAGGTGTAATCTCATTCACTCCTCACGGCAACCCTATAAAGGGAGGGATCACGGTTAGAGCAgcttggatttgaatcctgggTCCGTCATTCTGTGAGCTCCAGCACGTTCTTCTatctctctaaacctcagtttcctcatctgtaaaatgggagaaatgatAGAGCCCAGCTCACTGGCCTGCAGTGAGGAACTGTTTTGTTACTATATCCTAAAGCAGTGAGAACAGAATCTGGAACATGATAAGTATTAACAGATGCTAGCTGGTTTCAATTCTATAATCATACCCATtctaaagatgagaaaacagaggctccaAGAGGTTTAAAAACCTGGCCAGGGTTACACAGCTGCTAAGAAGGGGTTAGTATTCAGAGCCTGGTGCCATTAATTAAGCATGACATTTCATGGAGCAACACTCAATCCCCTCTGAGGGTCACCGCCTCCCCTGACCCGGGGACCACAAACAAGATGGTCCCACACGAGGCTGTCTGCTCAGGCCCCAGCTCTGAAGACAAGCTTTAAACTTCGCTTTGGCTCTGTTCTTGCCAGCCTGGAGGGCCCGTGCCATGGTGACAGCATGCAAGCCAGCATTGTTATGCCCTCTGCGGCCCAGCGGGGGCCAGCGTGCCTCAACAGGCCTACAGATGCTCTAAACCCTCCGCTTCCTCCGCTCACCAAGCTCATGCCTACCTCACCTCTTTCCAGAAAGGATCTGAGGCTGCTTCGTCTGCTCAGTTTTGCCAGTCCCTTCTCCCTGCTAGGAGAAGCCCTGCTCCAGTGCATTCTGACAGGGCCCTGGCCTATAACAAATGCCAACATAACAGTGGCCCTTTTCCTGGCCCATAACAAATGCCAGCTCGGGCCCCTAAAGGGCTTTCTCTGGAACTCTCTATGCCCATGGATCGTCCCCATAGCTCGTTGACCAAGGAAGCCTCAAAGCTGCATTCCTGAAAGTGTCCATGGCCAAGGCCTGCCCGGGACCCGGTTCCATGTGGGCAATGTCAATCCCTGAGGGTGACCCGAGCAGCAAAGGTGGGACATGAGTCTGTAGGTACCATCCACCTCATTCTGCCACGGGGCCGCGCGTTCCTCCTGCTTTTGCCCAGAGATGTTTGTTAAATTCATTTGAAGATCAACCAAAATCCTTCATCAGGAGACCTCACGGGGCGGCCGGCCACTAGGCTCAGGGTCCTGCCAGCTCTGGGATGGAGACAGGGTGCCCCCAGCAGACCTTCGCCCCAAGCTTCCTTTTGTGGGAGCCAACCAGGGGTGTGGGTAGGCAGGGCCGGGCAGCCAGCAGCCTAGGGAAGGGCAGCCTTCCTCAGCAGGCCTCCACAGCCATCCCTGGGGCTCTAACTGACCCAGCCCACCCTGCAGGGTACGAGCTGGGGGCCAGAGCACTGGCCTTGGCAGCTGCGGACTCCAAAGGCTCAACCCCACACACAGTCTGTGGCATAAGGCCAGACTGAGGGTCAGCAGGGGGCCTGAAGTCAGCACCCAAGGTCAGAATGCTGTCATGAGATGAAAACTGAACTTGGATCTCAGCAGGCCTCAGCTCCAGCTGCCAGGTCTCAGGACATGCACGAAGCCAAAGAGCAGGTTCCACACCAGACCACCGTGCAGCCAGTAAGGTCTGGGCTGTGGGGACTGCTTCAGGCAACCCAGTGTTTTCAGTACAAAAAATAGCAAagaagagaggggggagagagagagagatggagccgTGCCTACAGAGTAAGAGAGACTTGGAGACATATGGACTGATTGTAATATAGGGATCTTCTTTGGGTCCggattcaaacaaacaaaagaaaaaccatatatatcatacacacacacacacacacacacacacacacacacacatatgaggcAATCAGAAAAATGGTAACATTGACCAAGACTTGCTGACTGAAGTACTTAAGTAAGGGTCAGGGGGAACTGTGAATGCCAGCAGGAGTAATTGTGCGTCcctggccctccctcccccaggtgAGCCTCACCCCCCCTCCCACACTGCCTGGCTGCTCCCTGCCACCTGACTCACTGTGACAGGGCAATGTGCAATGCGGCTGCAAAGCTGGGgctagaaagacagaaagaggctccggctcctgcctctgcccctctagGGGAATTAGGCGGGAGCAGCAAGGGCTCGGGGGGCCCACTCTGCCCACAGCTGTCTCCATATCCTCTCCGTGCCGCCATGTCTTTCCTCTCTGTGGCAGTCTTGTGGGCCTGGCGAGGACAGTGGGGAGGGCAGCAGGAAAGCCAGAGTCTGACCTGTTACAAGTCCCCCAGTGGGAAATGCTAGCATTTTCTaagcagagagaaggacagagaggaggaggaaagaggatcCTAAAGGatgggaagaaatgaaaatattgagACCCCCACGTCTGTGCCCGGCCAGGAGCTGAAGGACCTGGCAGCCCAAGTGAAGGACGTGTCGGTGACCGTGGGCATGGATAGCCGCTGCCACATCGACCTGAGCAGCATCGTGGAGGAGGTGAAGTTGCAGTATGACGCCATCGCGGCCCGCAGCctggaggaagctgaggcctaCTCCCGGAGACAGGTTCGAGCTGacggagggggcaggaggggctgcACTGGGGAAGGCTGAAATCACCTTCAGCTCTGAGCACTGAGATGGGAGTGGGGAGTACTGCCACGATGGAGAATGTGAGCGCCCCGCATGCAGGGGGCCGAGGGGCCATGCCCTGGGGGAAAGGCCAGAGTCTGCTCCCATCAGAAGCTCTCAGTGCTGCCACTCAACCCAGTAACAGCAGCCACTCAGTAACAGCTGCCACTCAACCCAGTAACAGCAGCCACCCAGTAACAGCTGCCACTCAACCCAGTAACAGCAGCCAGAGCTGGGTGTTGTGAGGCTGGCCTGGGGAGTGCTGGggggcagagcaggaggagggcctGGGAGGTGAGAGTAAAAAGGAGCCACAAGGGGCAAGGGTGCTGGGTGGGACACAGTGAACTGTCCCTCACTGTCACCTCCTGCACGCCCTCCAGCTGGAGGagcgggctgcctgctcagctgaGTTTGGGAACAGCCTCCAGAGTAGCCGCAGTGAGATCGCTGACCTCAACGTGCGCATCCAGAAGCTTCGATCCCAGATCCTCTCCATCAAGAGCCATGTGAGTATCTGCAGGACCCACGtgggggtgaggcagggaggagtgcgagggctctctctctctcccacacacacacactgagtccATGAAAGACCCTGGGCAGGTCACTTAgcagctctgtgcctcagtttcctctcctgtcCTCCTAAGATGGCTGTGAGGATCCCATGAGTGTCACAGGTGAAGGTGCTCCATAGACTGGCCAGGGCTGTGGGAGTGACCCGGAACCTCACCACCACAAACACCCAGagcccacctcctccctccctggcctcGGTTCCAGCCAGTGCTCTGGGGAAGGTGCTTGGCCTGTCAGGACAGCTGGGACAGGCTCCTCTGGGCACTGTGGATCCTCCCTTTTTCATGGCCTCTGGGATGTATCACCTTAGGTCTCACTGAATGCCCTCTTGCTGCAAGGCAACCCCCTGACACACCCAAGAACTCCATTGCTCAGCCCTCCCTGCCCTGTGCACCCCCACGGAGGGCAGATGTAGGCTCCCGGcccactccctccttcccaccaGTGCTCACGAGCCCCTTCCCTCTGCAGTGCCTGAAGCTGGAGGAGAACATCAAGGCAGcggaggagcagggagagctgGCCTTCCAGGACGCCAAAGCCAAGCTGGCCCAGCTGGAGGACGCCCTGCAGCAGGCCAAGAAGGACATGGCCCGGCAGCTGCGCGAGTACCAGGAGCTCATGAACACCAAGCTGGCCCTGGACATCGAGATCGCCACCTACCGCAAGCTGGTGGAGGGCGAGGAGAGCCGGTGAGGGCTGCGGCCTGGGCAGGGTGCAGTGAGGGGCCATGGGAGGGCAGGACTGGAGGGCCACCCCCACACAAACCCAGACTCCCCCTCCATCAGGATACCCTGAGTCAGGAAGACCTGGGATCGTGGCCGGCCTCAGCCACTTGCACACTGGGACCTTGGCCCATTCATCAAATCATCAGTTTTCCTATCTTGTAAATGGGCTGATCATAACACAGCCTATGGTGGGGAGAATTCATACAATTGTGCAGGCAAATGTCTGTCACAATTAAGTGCTCTATAAATGTTAGCCATTTATGCAGGggagaggaaacagaggcccagagaagacaAAATGGCTAGCCACGATCACACAGCAGGGCAGCCTGGGATTGAGAATAACAACCAAATATTCCCCTCCGCCTGCCATTCCCCAGGGCCCCCAGGCCTAGGGGCGTGTTGGGGGGCTTAAGCCACAGACCCTTTCTCATGCTCCTATTTCCATCCTCCCCCAGAATGGACTTGCCTTCAGCCTCCATGGTCAGCGTGGTGCAGTCCAGATCCAGAACCGGTGAGTCTACTTCCCTAGGGACTCATGGTGGGGAAGGGAACATGGTGCTGGGAATCCTGACCCTAAAGGTGTCATTGTACGTGGTTCCCcaacctccagccccttccctgccccaccccttaTGTTCCCTGTAGCCGCCTCCAAGCCCAGCCTTTCGAGAGCGCCCTCCcggaaaaagaagaacagaaaaggcCCTGTGATCAAAATCACCGAAATGTCCGAGAAGTTCCTCTTGCAAGAGTCAGAGGTGTCAGAGTAAGGCAGCTGGAGCACAGGAGCCTAGGTCACTCCCCTGCAGCTGGAGGGACTTCAGCTGGACTCAAGCAAGCAGCTTGGAGCCTCTGGGTTGGGCGGGGAGGCAAACCTGATCCTGAACTGAAAGGGGGAGCGTTCAAAACCGGGACTGCTTTTCTGTGGGTGGCCGAGGGTGGTACAGGACTGTCACCAGCTATTAAGAATCACGCCGCTCCATCTCAATATTTCAGTCCTACCCTCCCAGCCTTCT from Mustela lutreola isolate mMusLut2 chromosome 8, mMusLut2.pri, whole genome shotgun sequence includes these protein-coding regions:
- the KRT80 gene encoding keratin, type II cytoskeletal 80 isoform X1 encodes the protein MACRSCVVGFSSLSSCEVTPAGGPRPGTSGWGICGTPGPGFSSRSLTGCEAAGTIAKVTVNPSLLVPLDLKVDPAIQQQKNQEKEEMKVLNDKFASLIGKVQALEQRNQLLETRWHFLQGQDSGTFDLGHLYEGYQARLQEELRKVNQERGQLEASLLQVLQKVEEFRIRYEEEISKRTDMEFTFVQLKKDLDAECLRRTELETKLKGLQSFVELMKNIYEQELKDLAAQVKDVSVTVGMDSRCHIDLSSIVEEVKLQYDAIAARSLEEAEAYSRRQLEERAACSAEFGNSLQSSRSEIADLNVRIQKLRSQILSIKSHCLKLEENIKAAEEQGELAFQDAKAKLAQLEDALQQAKKDMARQLREYQELMNTKLALDIEIATYRKLVEGEESRMDLPSASMVSVVQSRSRTAASKPSLSRAPSRKKKNRKGPVIKITEMSEKFLLQESEVSE